A genome region from Setaria italica strain Yugu1 chromosome III, Setaria_italica_v2.0, whole genome shotgun sequence includes the following:
- the LOC101771448 gene encoding WAT1-related protein At5g07050 → MARWGGFVEKAKPYIAMISLQFGYAGMNVLTKVSLNQGMSHYVLVVYRHAFATLSIAPFALVLERKVRPKMTWSIFWQIFVLAMLGPVIDQNFYYAGLKFTGPTFACAMSNILPAMTFVMAVIFRMEKLDIKKVRCQAKVAGTLVTVAGAMLMTLYKGPLMELAWTRHASHAHAGGAEAPAAAAISGRDWFLGSVFVIIATLAWAALFILQTHTIRQYPAHLSLTTLVCFIGTLQATVVTFVMERRISVWTIGFDMNLLAAAYAGIVTSSIAYYVQGLVIQKTGPVFASAFSPLMMIIVAVMGSFILSEKIYLGGVLGAVLIVAGLYSVLWGKHKETQEKEADAKMALPMASSRRAGGGISGVGDDTEGNTGSGVRSSSGVPGAAANAV, encoded by the exons ATGGCGCGGTGGGGCGGGTTCGTGGAGAAGGCGAAGCCCTACATCGCCATGATCTCGCTGCAGTTCGGGTACGCCGGCATGAACGTGCTCACCAAGGTGTCCCTCAACCAGGGCATGAGCCACTACGTGCTCGTCGTCTACCGGCACGCTTTCGCCACGCTCTCCATCGCCCCGTTCGCCCTCGTCCTCGAGAG GAAGGTGAGGCCCAAGATGACGTGGTCCATCTTCTGGCAAATCTTCGTCCTTGCTATGCTCGG GCCGGTGATTGACCAGAACTTCTATTACGCCGGGCTGAAGTTCACCGGCCCGACCTTCGCCTGCGCGATGAGCAACATCCTGCCCGCCATGACCTTCGTCATGGCAGTGATCTTCAG GATGGAGAAGCTGGACATCAAGAAGGTGAGGTGCCAGGCCAAGGTCGCCGGGACGCTGGTGACGGTGGCCGGCGCGATGCTGATGACGCTCTACAAGGGCCCGCTCATGGAGCTGGCCTGGACCAGGCACGCGTCCCACGcccacgccggcggcgccgaggcccccgccgccgcggccatcagCGGCAGGGACTGGTTCCTCGGCTCGGTGTTCGTCATCATCGCCACCCTCGCCTGGGCCGCCCTCTTCATCCTGCAGACGCACACCATCAGGCAGTACCCGGCGCACCTCTCGCTCACCACGCTCGTCTGCTTCATCGGCACGTTGCAGGCCACAGTGGTCACCTTCGTCATGGAGCGCCGCATCTCCGTCTGGACCATCGGCTTCGACATgaacctcctcgccgccgcctacgCC GGCATCGTGACGTCGAGCATCGCGTACTACGTGCAGGGCCTGGTGATCCAGAAGACGGGGCCGGTGTTCGCGTCGGCGTTCAGCCCGCTCATGATGATCATCGTCGCCGTCATGGGGTCCTTCATCCTCTCCGAGAAGATATACctcggcggcgtcctcggcgccgTGCTCATCGTGGCCGGGCTCTACTCCGTCCTCTGGGGCAAGCACAAGGAGACGCAGGAGAAGGAGGCCGACGCCAAGATGGCGCTGCCGATGGCATCATCCAGACGAGCCGGTGGCGGGATCTCCGGCGTTGGGGATGATACGGAGGGCAACACGGGGAGTGGCGTGAGGTCATCCTCCGGTGTACCCGGAGCTGCTGCTAATGCAGTTTGA
- the LOC101771846 gene encoding UDP-glycosyltransferase 87A2 isoform X2 encodes MLGFVEAVYTKMAAPFERLLDRLAPPQAIVADVFVPWTVAVGARRGVPVCAMCPLSATMFAVQYNFHRLPPAVAAGYASPDGTDPCLIEDYIPGTKSIRFTDLAPTHTNAGLLDKVLEAYFSVKKAQCVILTSFQELESDAIGALRRELPCPVYAAGPCIPFMALQEGISNPDGDGYMAWLDAQPAGSVLYVSLGSFLSVSAAQFDEIAAGLAESKARFLWVLRDADARSRVTGAAAGIAVPWTDQLRVLCHPSVGGFFTHSGMNSTLEAVYAGVPMLTLPIAFDQPTNSRLIAEVWKTGLGLKEMARGDGVIGREEIAAAVERLMRPDSAEAADMRMRAALLKDAARAAAEEGGSSWKDITSFINFVSR; translated from the exons ATGCTCGGCTTCGTGGAGGCCGTGTACACCAAGATGGCGGCGCCGTTCGAGCGCCTCCTGGACCGGCTCGCCCCCCCGCAGGCCATCGTGGCCGACGTGTTCGTGCCGTGGACCGTGGCCGTCGGAGCGCGGCGGGGCGTGCCGGTCTGCGCCATGTGCCCGCTCAGCGCCACCATGTTCGCCGTGCAGTACAACTTCCACCGGCTGCCacccgccgtggccgccggctACGCGTCTCCGG ACGGCACTGATCCTTGCTTGATTGAAGACTACATCCCTGGCACGAAATCCATAAGGTTCACTGATCTTGCGCCCACGCACACCAATGCCGGGTTGCTGGATAAAGTCCTTGAAGCCTACTTCTCTGTAAAGAAAGCACAATGCGTCATCCTAACCTCGTTCCAAGAGCTCGAGAGCGACGCCATTGGCGCTCTAAGGCGAGAGCTTCCTTGCCCGGTGTACGCGGCTGGCCCTTGCATCCCCTTCATGGCGCTGCAAGAGGGCATTTCCAATCCCGACGGTGACGGCTACATGGCGTGGCTGGACGCGCAGCCCGCGGGGTCGGTGCTGTACGTCTCGCTCGGCAGCTTCCTCTCGGTGTCCGCCGCCCAGTTCGACGAGATCGCCGCCGGCCTGGCCGAGAGCAAGGCCAGGTTCCTGTGGGTGCtccgcgacgccgacgcgcgcTCCCGTGtgaccggcgccgccgccggcatcgccGTGCCCTGGACCGACCAGCTGAGGGTGCTGTGCCATCCCTCGGTCGGGGGGTTCTTCACGCACTCCGGCATGAACTCGACGCTCGAGGCGGTGTACGCCGGCGTGCCCATGCTGACACTGCCCATCGCGTTCGACCAGCCGACCAACAGCCGGCTCATCGCCGAGGTGTGGAAGACCGGGCTTGGCCTCAAGGAGATGGCACGGGGCGACGGCGTCATCGGGAGAGAGGAGATCGCGGCGGCCGTGGAGAGGCTGATGCGTCCTGACTCGGCGGAGGCCGCGGACATGAGGATGAGAGCCGCGCTGCTGAAGGACGCGGCTCGTGCTGCGGCTGAAGAGGGCGGATCCTCTTGGAAAGAC ATCACATCTTTCATAAATTTCGTTTCACGTTGA
- the LOC101771846 gene encoding UDP-glycosyltransferase 87A2 isoform X1, translated as MGSMAPPPCHIVAVPYPGRGHVNAMLNLCRLLAARDGVSATVVVTEEWLGLLGAPAALPELGPRVRFEAIPNVIPSEHGRANDMLGFLEAVYTKMAAPFERLLDRLAAPQAIVADVFVPWTVAVGARRGVPVCAMCPLSATMFAVQYNFHRLPPAVAAGYASPDGTDPCLIEDYIPGTKSIRFTDLAPTHTNAGLLDKVLEAYFSVKKAQCVILTSFQELESDAIGALRRELPCPVYAAGPCIPFMALQEGISNPDGDGYMAWLDAQPAGSVLYVSLGSFLSVSAAQFDEIAAGLAESKARFLWVLRDADARSRVTGAAAGIAVPWTDQLRVLCHPSVGGFFTHSGMNSTLEAVYAGVPMLTLPIAFDQPTNSRLVAEVWKTGLGLKEMARGDGVIGREEIAAAVERLMRPDSAEAADMRMRAALLKDAARAAAEEGGSSWKDITSFINFVSR; from the exons ATGGgctccatggcgccgccgccgtgccacaTCGTGGCCGTGCCGTACCCTGGCCGCGGCCACGTGAACGCGATGCTGAACCTGTGCCGCCTCCTGGCCGCCCGCGACGGCGTGtccgccaccgtcgtcgtcacCGAGGAGTGGCTCGGCCTGCTCGGAGCCCCGGCGGCGCTGCCGGAGCTAGGCCCCCGCGTCCGCTTCGAGGCCATCCCCAACGTGATCCCCTCGGAGCACGGCCGCGCCAACGACATGCTCGGCTTCCTGGAGGCCGTGTACACCAAGATGGCGGCGCCGTTCGAGCGCCTCCTGGACCGGCTCGCCGCCCCGCAGGCCATCGTGGCCGACGTGTTCGTGCCGTGGACCGTGGCCgtcggcgcgcggcggggcgtGCCGGTCTGCGCCATGTGCCCGCTCAGTGCCACCATGTTCGCCGTGCAGTACAACTTCCACCGGCTGCCacccgccgtggccgccggctACGCGTCTCCGG ACGGCACTGATCCTTGCTTGATTGAAGACTACATCCCTGGCACGAAATCCATAAGGTTCACTGATCTTGCGCCCACGCACACCAATGCCGGGTTGCTGGATAAAGTCCTTGAAGCCTACTTCTCTGTAAAGAAAGCACAATGCGTCATCCTAACCTCGTTCCAAGAGCTCGAGAGCGACGCCATTGGCGCTCTAAGGCGAGAGCTTCCTTGCCCGGTGTACGCGGCTGGCCCTTGCATCCCCTTCATGGCGCTGCAAGAGGGCATTTCCAATCCCGACGGTGACGGCTACATGGCGTGGCTGGACGCGCAGCCCGCGGGGTCGGTGCTGTACGTCTCGCTCGGCAGCTTCCTCTCGGTGTCCGCCGCCCAGTTCGACGAGATCGCCGCCGGCCTGGCCGAGAGCAAGGCCAGGTTCCTGTGGGTGCtccgcgacgccgacgcgcgcTCCCGTGtgaccggcgccgccgccggcatcgccGTGCCCTGGACCGACCAGCTGAGGGTGCTGTGCCATCCCTCGGTCGGGGGGTTCTTCACGCACTCCGGCATGAACTCGACGCTCGAGGCGGTGTACGCCGGCGTGCCCATGCTGACACTGCCCATCGCGTTCGACCAGCCGACCAACAGCCGGCTCGTCGCCGAGGTGTGGAAGACCGGGCTCGGCCTCAAGGAGATGGCACGGGGCGACGGAGTCATCGGGAGAGAGGAGATCGCGGCGGCCGTGGAGAGGCTGATGCGTCCTGACTCGGCGGAGGCCGCGGACATGAGGATGAGAGCCGCGCTGCTGAAGGACGCGGCTCGTGCTGCGGCTGAAGAGGGCGGATCCTCTTGGAAAGACATCACATCTTTCATAAATTTCGTTTCACGTTGA
- the LOC101772257 gene encoding cyclin-B1-5, giving the protein MATRNHRAAAAQQPANRGAAVLAGKQKVAAAGRRRALGDIGNVVTDVHDGKIQLPEGINRPITRSFGAQLLKNAALAKQNAVAPPAKPVAARAVPKPARKAPAKPVPRPEQAPKNATSSNENNKPSEVVAGSSSSAQKISRKKVVCTLTTVLTARSKMACGIKQKKLIEDIDKLDGNNQLAMVDYVEDIYKFYKATEHESRPSDYMGHQPEVNPKMRAILTDWMAEVHGKFELMPETLYLTMYIVDRYLSLQPVLKRELQLVGIAAMLIACKYEEIWAPSVNDFISISDDAFSQQQILVMEKAILNTLEWNLTLPTTYHFLVRFAKAAGRGDKQLEHMILFFGELALMDYHMVTIRPSVIAAFAVYAARCTLKKSPLWTDTLKHHTGLHEQQLMEGAKMLVSSHAAAPEGKLKTIYQKYASEQFGCVALHPPAAGPGLV; this is encoded by the exons ATGGCGACGAGGAACCACCGCGCGGCTGCCGCTCAGCAGCCGGCGAACAGAG GTGCCGCAGTCCTGGCGGGGAAGCAgaaggtcgccgccgccggccgccgccgggccctCGGTGACATCGGCAACGTCGTGACCGATGTCCACGACGG AAAGATCCAGCTGCCGGAGGGGATCAATCGCCCCATCACCAGGAGCTTTGGCGCCCAGCTCTTAAAGAACGCCGCTTTGGCGAAACAG AATGCCGTAGCTCCTCCGGCCAAGCCTGTAGCGGCGCGCGCTGTCCCGAAGCCAGCCAGGAAGGCTCCTGCGAAGCCCGTCCCGCGCCCTGAGCAGGCCCCAAAGAACGCCACCAGCTCCAACGAGAACAACAAGCCGTCAGAGGTTGtcgccggcagcagcagctctgCGCAAAAGATTTCGAGGAAGAAGGTCGTGTGCACGCTTACAACCGTCCTCACTGCGCGTTCTAAG ATGGCGTGTGGCATTAAGCAGAAAAAGCTCATTGAAGATATTGACAAGCTGGATGGCAACAACCAGCTTGCTATGGTGGACTATGTGGAGGACATCTACAAGTTCTACAAGGCCACTGAG CATGAGAGCCGCCCCAGTGATTACATGGGCCATCAGCCCGAGGTCAACCCCAAAATGCGCGCCATCCTCACGGACTGGATGGCTGAGGTCCACGGTAAATTTGAGCTCATGCCTGAAACGCTGTATCTGACCATGTACATCGTGGACCGTTACCTGTCGCTGCAGCCCGTGCTGAAGAGGGAGCTCCAGCTCGTCGGCATTGCGGCAATGCTGATCGCCTGCAAATATGAAGAGATTTGGGCACCATCG GTCAACGATTTCATCAGCATATCAGATGATGCGTTCAGTCAGCAGCAGATTCTTGTCATGGAGAAGGCTATTCTGAACACACTGGAGTGGAACCTCACTCTTCCCACCACATACCACttcctggtgcggttcgcgaaGGCTGCGGGAAGAGGTGATAAGCAG CTCGAGCATATGATTCTCTTCTTTGGAGAGCTCGCGCTGATGGATTACCACATGGTGACAATCCGTCCTTCAGTGATCGCTGCTTTCGCAGTGTACGCTGCTCGTTGCACGTTGAAAAAGAGTCCTCTCTGGACAGACACCCTGAAGCACCACACTGGACTCCATGAGCAGCAGCTTAT GGAAGGCGCAAAGATGCTGGTCAGCTCCCATGCAGCTGCTCCTGAAGGGAAGCTGAAGACCATCTACCAGAAGTACGCATCGGAGCAATTTGGGTGTGTAGCTCTCCATCCGCCTGCAGCTGGTCCGGGCCTTGTCTAA